The sequence below is a genomic window from Desulfonauticus submarinus.
TAAAGCCCCTTTTAAAAGGGGCTTTTTGTTTTTTAAAAGGAGAATTTTGAATGAAGTCTGTAGGGGTAAATAAAAAAATAAGAAATATTGCTATAATAGCACATGTTGACCATGGAAAAACTACACTAGTAGATAGCATGCTTAAGCTGAGCGGTATTTTTAGGCAATCTGAAGATGTGGAAAGGGTAATGGATTCTTTGGAGTTGGAAAGAGAAAGAGGTATTACTATTGCGGCAAAAAATTGTGCTCTTACTTATAAAGGAGTAAAGATTAATATCTTGGATACTCCAGGCCATGCTGACTTTGGAGGAGAAGTAGAGAGAGCTCTTTCCATGGTTGATGGAGCTATTTTATTGGTAGATGCTTCTGAAGGACCACTCCCTCAAACAAGGTTTGTATTGCAAAAGGCTTTGCAATCGAACTTAGCTTTAATTCTTTGTATTAATAAGATTGATCGTAAGGATGCTAGACCAAATGAGGTTTTAGATGAAGTGTATGATTTACTTATAGAATTGGATGCGTCTGAACAACAATTGGATTGTCCTGTGCTTTATACCATTGGAAAGACAGGAGTATGTAAAAAAAGTTTATCTGAAGAAGATCAAGATTTAACCTTGCTTTTTGATGCAATATTAGAACATATTCCTGCTCCTAGTTTTGATCCAAGCGCACCTTTTCAAATGTTGGTTTCTGATTTGGGTTATTCTGATTATTTGGGTAGATTGGCAATTGGTAAAGTGTTTAATGGAAGAGTTAAAGCCAATGAGACCCTAGTTTGTATTGGGGAGGAGAAAACAGTAACCCTAAAGGTATCTAAGCTACAGGTTTATGAGGGAATGGAAGTCAACGAAGTAAAAGAAGTGGAAGCTGGAGATATTGTGGTTCTTTCTGGAATAGAAGAAGTAAAGATTGGAGATACTATTGCCACAAAAGCAAATCCCAAGGCTTTGCCCAGAATTCAAGTTGATGAGCCAACTGTATCTATGCTTTTTTCCATTAATACTTCGCCTTTTGCAGGTAGGGAAGGGAAATATGTCCAGTCTCGTAAAATTAGAGAACGTCTGTTAAAAGAAACATTGCTCAATGTGGCTATTAGAATTGAAGAGACAGAGGATAAAGATGCTTTTATTGTAAAAGGTAGAGGAGAGTTCCAACTAGCAGTATTAGTGGAAACAATGCGTAGGGAAGGATTTGAACTTTGTGTTGGCCGTCCAAAGGTTATCTTTAAAAAAGAAGGCGATATGCTATTAGAGCCTATGGAGCGAGTGTTTATTGATTGCGAAGAGATGTTTATGGGAGTAGTTACAGAGAAACTTTCCTTGCGTAAAGGAAGAATGCAAAATTTGGTAAACAATGGCAAAGGACGCGTGAGATTGGAATTTTTGATCCCTTCACGGGGGCTTATTGGTTATAGAGATGAGTTTCTTACGGACACAAAGGGAACAGGTATTATGCACTCTTTGTATGTGGGTTATGGTGAATATACAGGAGAAATCCCTTCCAGGTTTACTGGTGCTTTGGTTGCGGA
It includes:
- the typA gene encoding translational GTPase TypA, with translation MKSVGVNKKIRNIAIIAHVDHGKTTLVDSMLKLSGIFRQSEDVERVMDSLELERERGITIAAKNCALTYKGVKINILDTPGHADFGGEVERALSMVDGAILLVDASEGPLPQTRFVLQKALQSNLALILCINKIDRKDARPNEVLDEVYDLLIELDASEQQLDCPVLYTIGKTGVCKKSLSEEDQDLTLLFDAILEHIPAPSFDPSAPFQMLVSDLGYSDYLGRLAIGKVFNGRVKANETLVCIGEEKTVTLKVSKLQVYEGMEVNEVKEVEAGDIVVLSGIEEVKIGDTIATKANPKALPRIQVDEPTVSMLFSINTSPFAGREGKYVQSRKIRERLLKETLLNVAIRIEETEDKDAFIVKGRGEFQLAVLVETMRREGFELCVGRPKVIFKKEGDMLLEPMERVFIDCEEMFMGVVTEKLSLRKGRMQNLVNNGKGRVRLEFLIPSRGLIGYRDEFLTDTKGTGIMHSLYVGYGEYTGEIPSRFTGALVADREGVAVAYALFNLEPRGQLFVRPGDMVYEGMIIGEHNRANDLDVNPCKAKKLTNLRAAGKDDAVILTPVLPMTVERALHFIRDDEMVEVTPKSIRLRKVVLSAQKRHALASKAKKQILN